From the Brassica napus cultivar Da-Ae chromosome A8, Da-Ae, whole genome shotgun sequence genome, one window contains:
- the BNAC08G08060D gene encoding uncharacterized protein BNAC08G08060D: MSESMNHHHMSFTKKLKSTFSIAGCFRTTNHPQSLPEQPPSPTTPNETSTQSPTKTKSPRLTRTLSKSHEKCKNLIHRIGEGGHGKHIRRHTTDFHYDPSSYALNFDRGDEDQNVNRFPRYNFSSRLPRSPPSSATATESSFTIHNLLR; encoded by the coding sequence atgagcGAATCAATGAACCATCATCACATGTCTTTTACAAAGAAACTCAAATCAACGTTTTCCATCGCCGGGTGTTTCCGAACGACCAACCATCCCCAAAGTCTCCCTGAACAACCACCATCTCCGACAACTCCAAATGAGACATCTACACAAAGCCCCACCAAGACCAAATCTCCTAGACTCACTCGAACCTTGTCCAAATCGCACGAAAAATGCAAAAATCTGATCCACCGGATCGGGGAAGGCGGACACGGTAAGCACATTAGACGCCACACGACGGATTTTCATTATGATCCGTCGAGCTATGCGCTTAACTTTGACAGGGGAGACGAGGATCAAAATGTTAATCGTTTTCCACGTTACAATTTCTCCTCTAGGCTGCCTCGTTCACCGCCTTCCTCCGCCACGGCGACAGAATCGTCGTTCACTATTCATAACCTTTTGCGGTGA
- the LOC125576905 gene encoding uncharacterized protein LOC125576905 — translation MVSSRLVDLPDSPEGPARKPVPEMMDSAFGKIVDIAAKPVFSGRFARYIMSRQLKTKKKHEAWFRFAGKPIRFLLREFAIVTGLPCGPFPRRSKMKLKESIAEKPYWPVIFGKSEVVTVASVIKMLRRRTVTDRKIRIKYACLAILSSVLLPTSLKMKICREHAEAIEDLGEFFAYPWGRLAFDLLMVSIRERDVVALSQSNIAVKGFVLALQLVMVEAVPALTEVVLESCSSSEADSEDDGFNPSDRFGKKQTLNTAHARFVDKTDNVLVHSLLLEDPERPIDESTLVWSDEEHDETVENMIDLINVNYQFSTSHFVGGVSRSEVDRLREASSVSSKSKKPKKPVSVPQSNDAGYIADLVIERLKPQLQNFNNKIEQFSTRVE, via the exons ATGGTTTCGTCGCGACTTGTTGATTTACCCGATTCACCGGAAGGACCGGCGAGGAAGCCGGTTCCGGAGATGAT GGATTCAGCTTTTGGCAAAATCGTCGATATTGCTGCGAAACCGGTATTTTCCGGTCGCTTTGCTCGTTATATAATGTCTAGACAGttgaaaacgaagaagaagcacgAGGCGTGGTTCCGCTTTGCTGGAAAACCGATTCGGTTTTTGTTACGGGAATTTGCGATTGTCACCGGATTGCCATGCGGGCCGTTTCCACGGAGATCAAAGATGAAGTTAAAAGAATCCATAGCAGAGAAACCCTACTGGCCGGTGATATTTGGTAAGAGTGAAGTTGTAACGGTGGCTTCTGTGATCAAGATGCTTCGGAGGAGGACGGTAACTGATAGGAAAATCCGTATCAAATATGCTTGCCTGGCGATTCTGTCCTCCGTTCTTCTTCCAACAAGCTTGAAGATGAAGATTTGTAGAGAGCATGCAGAAGCAATCGAAGATCTTGGAGAATTTTTTGCATATCCGTGGGGAAGACTTGCGTTTGACTTGCTTATGGTTAGTATACGAGAGCGGGATGTGGTGGCCTTGTCCCAGAGCAACATCGCAGTTAAAGGATTTGTACTTGCTTTACAACTGGTCATGGTTGAAGCTGTCCCTGCTCTTACTGAAGTTGTTCTGGAAAGCTGTTCCTCTTCGGAAGCTGATAGTGAAGATGATGGTTTTAATCCCAGTGATAGATTTGGGAAGAAACAAACCCTTAATACTGCACATGCACGTTTTGTAGACAAGACAGACAAT GTTCTGGTGCACAGTTTATTATTGGAAGACCCTGAACGTCCAATCGACGAGTCGACTCTAGTTTGGTCTGACGAAGAGCATGATGAAACTGTTGAAAACATGATTGATCTTATCAATGTGAATTATCAATTCAGTACTTCTCATTTTGTTGGCGGAGTTAGCAGAAGTGAAGTCGATCGTCTGCGAGAAGCTTCCTCAGTATCTTCGAAGTCGAAGAAACCCAAGAAACCCGTTTCAGTTCCTCAATCCAATGATGCTGGTTATATCGCAGATCTCGTCATAGAACGATTGAAGCCGCAGCTCCAAAATTTCAATAACAAGATCGAACAGTTCTCTACAAGGGTCGAGTAA